One genomic window of Arachis stenosperma cultivar V10309 chromosome 10, arast.V10309.gnm1.PFL2, whole genome shotgun sequence includes the following:
- the LOC130954892 gene encoding UDP-glycosyltransferase 83A1-like, producing MGVVPTVLVLPCPAQGHVNPMMILSQRLVEKGCNIIFVTPEFIHNKMVSSMGNQGGSDNGRSPIKLVSIPDGLGPDADRNNVRELFDSILKNMPAMLERLIEDLRLKDGVRVSCIVADFVMAWALEIARKIGIRGVLFYPASAAMFALQCSIPKLIEDGILDSNGLATTQKRFQLSPSIPPMDTEFIWWAKISDSKTEKMLFNIILESMKTLESTEWCLCNSTPDLEPGALSFVPKLLPIGPLLRTYGHDQGVSERSLGQFWEEDFSCLNWLDQQPHGSVIYVAFGSTTLFDEKQFKELALGLELTNRPFLWVLRKDSDCNNKVCFPNEFKGTQGKIIEWAPQEKVLSHPAIACFISHCGWNSTLEGLSNGVPFLCWPYYADQFFDKIYICDEWKVGLGFDLDENGMISREEIKVKVDKLLSDENIKFKAREIKKKLMKDVDVGGRSSENLNKFINWLKE from the exons ATGGGTGTTGTTCCAACTGTGCTAGTTTTACCATGCCCTGCTCAAGGACATGTCAACCCAATGATGATCTTGTCTCAAAGATTGGTTGAAAAGGGTTGCAATATCATCTTTGTCACCCCTGAATTCATCCACAATAAAATGGTTAGTTCCATGGGGAATCAAGGCGGCAGCGACAACGGACGATCGCCGATAAAGTTGGTGTCAATCCCGGATGGGCTAGGACCTGATGCAGACAGAAATAATGTCAGGGAACTATTTGATTCTATATTGAAGAACATGCCTGCTATGCTTGAGAGGCTAATTGAAGATCTTAGATTGAAAGATGGTGTGAGAGTAAGCTGCATAGTTGCTGATTTTGTTATGGCATGGGCGTTGGAAATTGCAAGAAAGATTGGAATCAGAGGAGTTCTGTTTTATCCTGCATCAGCAGCTATGTTTGCCTTGCAGTGCAGCATACCAAAACTTATTGAGGATGGAATCTTAGACTCTAATG GGTTGGCAACCACACAAAAAAGATTTCAGTTATCACCAAGCATTCCTCCCATGGACACAGAATTTATATGGTGGGCAAAAATATCTGATTCTAAAACTGAGAAGATGTTATTCAACATTATTCTTGAATCCATGAAAACTCTAGAATCCACAGAGTGGTGCCTTTGTAACTCCACACCCGATCTTGAACCTGGAGCATTATCATTCGTACCAAAGCTATTACCAATTGGTCCATTATTAAGAACCTATGGCCATgatcaaggtgtaagtgaaaGATCATTGGGACAATTCTGGGAAGAagatttttcttgtttgaattgGCTTGATCAACAACCTCATGGTTCTGTTATATATGTTGCATTCGGAAGTACCACTCTTTTTGATGAAAAACAATTCAAAGAACTCGCTCTCGGACTTGAACTTACTAATAGACCCTTTCTTTGGGTGTTGCGAAAAGATTCAGATTGTAACAATAAAGTGTGTTTTCCTAACGAATTCAAGGGGACTCAAGGTAAGATAATTGAATGGGCTCCTCAAGAAAAGGTGCTATCCCACCCTGCCATTGCTTGCTTTATAAGTCACTGCGGTTGGAATTCGACTTTGGAGGGTTTGTCTAATGGAGTGCCTTTTTTGTGTTGGCCATATTATGCTGACCAATTCTttgacaaaatatatatttgtgATGAGTGGAAGGTTGGATTGGGATTTGATTTGGATGAGAATGGGATGATCTCACGCGAAGAGATAAAAGTCAAAGTTGATAAATTGCTTAGTGATGAGAACATAAAATTTAAGGCTCGTGAGATAAAGAAGAAGCTAATGAAGGACGTTGATGTTGGAGGAAGGTCTTCAGAGAACTTAAACAAGTTCATCAACTGGTTGAAGGAATAA